A stretch of DNA from Fusobacterium sp. IOR10:
TGCTTTAAACGAAGCTGATGTTATAATGTTTATTGTTGATGGAAAAGCTGGGCTTACTGCCCTTGATGAAGAGGTTGCTTACTATTTAAGAAAGAAAAGCAAACCTGTTATTGTTTGTGTTAATAAAATAGATAACTATTTATCTCAACAAGATGATCTTATTGATTTTTGGGCCCTAGGATTTGAAGATGTAATTGGTATTTCTGCTGAACATAAATCAAATCTTGGTGATATGTTAGATTTAGTAATTAACTCTTTTGAGCAAATAGATTTCCCTGAAGAGGAAGAAGGTTTAAAAATTGCAATAATTGGTAAACCTAACGCAGGTAAATCTTCCCTTGTAAACAAACTTTGTGGTAAAAACAGAACTATTGTTACTGATATTGCTGGAACTACAAGGGATGCTATTGATACTGTTGTTGAATTTAACGACAATAAATATGTACTAATTGATACTGCTGGAATTAGAAGAAAATCAAAAGTTGACGAAGATTTAGAATACTACTCTGTTTTAAAAGCTTTAAAAGCCATAAAAAGAGCTGATATTTGTTTCCTTATTTTTGATGGTAGCCAAGGACTTACTGAGCAAGATAAGAGAATTGCTGGTATAGCCTATGAAGAAAAGAAACCAATTGTTATTGTTTTTAACAAATGGGATTTAATAAAAAAAGATAAGTATACTATGAAGGAAAAGCAAGAAGATTTATTAGCTGAACTTCCTTTCTTATCTTACGCACCTATTGAATTTATTTCAGCATTAACAGGTCAACGAACTATTAATTTATTTGGAATATCTGATCAAATTTATAAAGAATATACTAAAATGATTTCAACAGGTCTTCTTAATACAATTGTTAATGAAGCTGTTATTATGAATCCACCTCCAACAAGAAAAGGAAGAGTTACTAAAATAAACTATGCTACTCAAATTGCCACAGCGCCACCTAAGTTTATTGTATTTTGTAATTATCCTGAATTAATGCATTTTTCTTATATGAGGTACCTTGAAAATAAATTAAGAGAATCCTTTGGTTTTGAAGGATCTCCTATGCAAATAGTTTTTGAAAAAAAACATTAATCTAAAAAACCTTTAAGTATTAATACTTAAAGGTTTTTTATTTGAGAAATTTTATTTTAAATTAAAATGAATATGTCCATCCTATTGCAAACTCACCATAATAATCATCTGCATCATCATTTTCACCATGACCAGTATATTCATTAAACTCATACAGATAATATCCATCTATAGTTAAAGCCTCTGTTAATAAATAATTTGCTCCCACTTGAACTCCATATTTATTATTTTCTTGCCACTCTGTAGAATCTTTCATATCTGCATCATGGGCAAATTGATATCTTAATTCTCCATTAATTGCTAATTTATCATTTGAGTATAAATCTGCCATTAATCTAACTTGGTGAACAGATTCCTTTTCTACACCATCATTATTAGAATCTCCTCTATAATCACTTGCTTCTATATAATATCCTATGGAAACTGGCCCGTAAGTTGCAATTACTGGCATTGCTTCTATATAGAAACTATCTGCATCATCATTCCCACTACTACTAACATAAGCTGGCTCAAACCATCCTGACAGCATACCATAAGAATAGTCTCCAAGTAAGAAATAAGAATCAGATTCCTTTTCTTGTCTCCATCTAACTCCTAAATTAACATTTTCATAAGCTCTCATTGCTGATAAATCTAATCTACTTCCTGTACTTCCAAATCCATCATCAGTATCAGTATTCCATTCTTTTCTTGCAAACAATCCAAATGTCCAATCATCCCCATAAGCTAAATTAACTGAGTTTCCTAACATTACA
This window harbors:
- the der gene encoding ribosome biogenesis GTPase Der: MKPIVAIVGRPNVGKSTLFNKLVGQRAAIVDDQPGVTRDRLYRDTEWNGKEFVLVDTGGLEPRSNEFMMTKIKEQAEVALNEADVIMFIVDGKAGLTALDEEVAYYLRKKSKPVIVCVNKIDNYLSQQDDLIDFWALGFEDVIGISAEHKSNLGDMLDLVINSFEQIDFPEEEEGLKIAIIGKPNAGKSSLVNKLCGKNRTIVTDIAGTTRDAIDTVVEFNDNKYVLIDTAGIRRKSKVDEDLEYYSVLKALKAIKRADICFLIFDGSQGLTEQDKRIAGIAYEEKKPIVIVFNKWDLIKKDKYTMKEKQEDLLAELPFLSYAPIEFISALTGQRTINLFGISDQIYKEYTKMISTGLLNTIVNEAVIMNPPPTRKGRVTKINYATQIATAPPKFIVFCNYPELMHFSYMRYLENKLRESFGFEGSPMQIVFEKKH